One stretch of Streptomyces peucetius DNA includes these proteins:
- a CDS encoding acyl carrier protein produces MHDRMPPVDSTVQRLRDLPRAELAEEIESIVLKKFRAVLLMDESEDLPLDISYFDLGLTSLRLTEIRQSLERLLDLSINVNVLFNEPTVAHLVDHLTRAVQDSSSQES; encoded by the coding sequence TTGCATGACCGCATGCCACCCGTCGACAGCACTGTTCAGCGCCTGCGTGATCTGCCGCGCGCCGAACTCGCCGAAGAAATCGAGTCGATCGTCCTCAAGAAATTCAGGGCGGTTCTCCTCATGGACGAATCCGAGGACCTTCCGCTCGACATCAGCTATTTCGATCTCGGACTCACCTCACTGCGGCTGACCGAAATACGGCAGAGCCTGGAGCGGCTCCTTGATCTCTCCATCAACGTCAACGTGCTCTTCAACGAGCCGACGGTCGCCCATCTGGTGGACCACCTGACCCGGGCCGTCCAGGACAGTTCCTCTCAGGAAAGCTAA
- a CDS encoding type I polyketide synthase, with translation MPRAESQQPPEPVAIVGIGLRFPGGSTSPDEFDAFLREGRSGIGPIPQDRWDVAAFTPETPEDKGKIHTTAGGFLDRVDLFDAAFFNISPKEARYMDPQQRLLLETAWQALEHANIDPAPLRRGNGGVYVGASSIDYALELESLPYEEMDGHLASGITMFPLSGRLSYFLGWRGPSMSVDTACSSSLVALHLAVQALRSGETDIALCGGVNALHHPRIPVMFSNARMLAPDGQCKTFDESADGYARAEGCGVLVLKLLSDAERDGDRVLALVRGTAVGQDGDSAGLTVPNGPAQEKVIRTALATARLAPENIQYVEAHGTGTPLGDPIEFGAIGDVFAESHTADNPVLAASVKTNLGHMEPASGIVGVIKTVLQLRSGTIYPHLNLTTPSGRIPWDLYPLRVPTACEPWRAEVRRAVVNSFGFAGTIGAVVLEQAPEASPAPQSSGTPAAPLFTLSAKSSAALREQAANHRRLLDERPDLPLEALCHTANVARTHHPYRVAAPVADRAALARLLDRAAGQDHEGPSGIRKTAFMFTGQGSQYAGMGAALYEALPEFRSHVDACDRLFAEHLDRSVRDLLLGTAEDPGAIDRTEYTQPALFTLEYALARQWMAWGVRPNVLVGHSIGEVVAAAVAGLFSLPDAVRLVAARARLMQAVRAEGGMAAVAAPAEDVEPLLESRPDLALAAVNAPDQCVVSGALPALDEVCAILKERGVRVDRLAVSHAFHSPQMAEVYDDFRAALDGIEFHEPAISLISNVTGRLARFRDIATPDYWVRHIGERVRFLDGIRAVARRGRHAMIEIGPQAALTALARRGVAAEDHLWLASLRRRDRTATTTLTALAEYYAAGLTVSWPGYHAGHAVPAKADLPTYAFQRKRYWLPAAGPRRAAAGGTARHPLLGTEERFASGVREFTAEFTAEDLGPLADLADGGRTTLPAGAYVDLLFAIQDAVRGHARSAVRDLRLLAPLDVPAETRTALTTRWRPLPGGGAEVAVFTVVGGEEDVHATAVIAADPEPVVPVSELAELDAGLAPAGTQIDDEDIYTDLASVGRPHGSRMRLLLRAARHADGLVTGELTGRNASAVEHVPAELVEAAVQACVVLDPEGPVFVPRGVASVRHFRKPRGEELRVLARVHGDQDRRTADVLLLENGDPVAELLGVRLARPEGSTGRRRFLHRPEWVRRALPAPQTTAPARHVVLLDPSPARAADLAGRPGLKLTRGAGLTELKAALEDPTVTDVCRVWRQFPQTMSADRLRAECEENYRELLALITALDAAGTPRPPRLWLVTEGAQWLPGDPAGDGGHLAAATLWGFGRVLLTEYPQYRATLVDVAPGSGLTPLLEEWHAEPPGEYQVAHRPNRRYVRRLLSGDAPLTWSGGFELRAPDSGDLSDLALVAATDVPPGADEVQIRVRSVGLTADDARTALDTGRAEREELLGAEEEPPPLLGTAATGTVLAAAEGTEFAPGDDVLVRHDGTFRSTLTVPAAAVVHAPPAEEDDGARHFRLDETGEALRTALSDPSGQSWVTLPDAPEAEPAAPAEEVPAALRPDRTYLVTGGLGGLGLVTARKLIALGARHLTLVSRSGRPTEEAAPVLADLAEHAELDLVRADIGRAEDVRRLVRHLADGPHPVGGIVHAAGAYDKKLVAELTWEAIDAQLEAKAYGGWLLHEAAQSSFPELDFFVTYSSIASVLGGATQGHYAAASAALDALAEWRGRRGVPGLSVNWGAWARVGMSARLEEHLSQEIERSGVRFFSPTRALDTLARLWGRPRTQRVVGEFDWDRYVAGSVTGDLFYDRLARNASDDDTGPDLTALAALPPAERTAAVTGVVREKVAAVLHLEEGDELNPNTEFVSLGLDSLMAQQVKAALEQAFRLPLPASLTHDHPTVRQLAQFLCGQLEPVPAA, from the coding sequence ATGCCGCGTGCGGAGTCCCAGCAGCCGCCCGAGCCGGTCGCGATCGTCGGAATCGGTCTGCGATTCCCCGGCGGCAGCACCTCGCCCGACGAGTTCGACGCCTTCCTGCGGGAGGGACGCAGCGGGATCGGCCCGATCCCGCAGGACCGGTGGGACGTGGCCGCGTTCACCCCCGAGACCCCCGAGGACAAGGGGAAGATCCACACCACCGCGGGGGGCTTCCTCGACCGCGTGGACCTCTTCGACGCCGCCTTCTTCAACATCTCCCCGAAGGAGGCCCGGTACATGGACCCCCAGCAGCGCCTGCTGCTGGAGACCGCCTGGCAGGCCCTGGAGCACGCCAACATCGACCCGGCACCGCTGCGCCGCGGCAACGGCGGCGTCTACGTCGGCGCCAGCTCCATCGACTACGCGCTCGAGCTGGAGTCCCTGCCGTACGAGGAGATGGACGGCCACCTGGCCTCCGGCATCACGATGTTCCCGCTGTCGGGCCGGCTGTCGTACTTCCTGGGGTGGCGTGGACCCAGCATGAGCGTCGACACCGCCTGCTCGTCCTCCCTGGTCGCACTGCACCTGGCGGTGCAGGCCCTGCGCTCCGGCGAGACCGACATCGCGCTGTGCGGCGGCGTCAACGCCCTGCACCACCCGCGCATCCCGGTGATGTTCTCCAACGCACGGATGCTCGCCCCGGACGGGCAGTGCAAGACCTTCGACGAGTCGGCCGACGGCTACGCGCGCGCCGAGGGCTGCGGCGTCCTGGTCCTCAAGCTGCTCTCCGACGCCGAGCGTGACGGCGACCGGGTGCTTGCCCTCGTGCGCGGCACCGCCGTCGGCCAGGACGGCGACAGCGCCGGACTGACCGTGCCCAACGGCCCCGCTCAGGAGAAGGTGATCCGCACCGCGCTGGCCACGGCCCGCCTCGCCCCCGAGAACATCCAGTACGTGGAGGCGCACGGCACCGGCACCCCGCTCGGCGACCCGATCGAGTTCGGCGCCATCGGGGACGTGTTCGCCGAGTCGCACACCGCCGACAACCCCGTGCTCGCCGCGTCGGTGAAGACCAACCTGGGCCACATGGAGCCGGCCTCCGGCATCGTCGGCGTCATCAAGACGGTGCTGCAGCTGCGCTCCGGCACCATCTACCCGCACCTGAACCTCACCACCCCGTCCGGGCGCATCCCCTGGGACCTCTACCCGCTGCGCGTGCCGACCGCCTGCGAGCCATGGCGGGCCGAGGTGCGCCGCGCGGTCGTGAACAGCTTCGGCTTCGCCGGCACCATCGGCGCGGTGGTCCTGGAGCAGGCACCGGAGGCGAGCCCCGCGCCGCAGTCCTCCGGCACGCCCGCCGCCCCGCTGTTCACTCTCTCCGCCAAGAGCTCCGCCGCCCTGCGCGAGCAGGCCGCGAACCACCGGCGGCTGCTCGACGAGCGGCCCGACCTCCCCCTCGAAGCCCTCTGCCACACCGCCAACGTCGCCCGCACCCACCATCCCTACCGCGTCGCCGCCCCGGTCGCCGACCGCGCCGCCCTGGCCCGGCTCCTGGACCGGGCGGCCGGCCAGGACCACGAGGGCCCCAGCGGCATCCGCAAGACGGCCTTCATGTTCACCGGCCAGGGCTCCCAGTACGCCGGCATGGGCGCCGCCCTCTACGAGGCCCTCCCGGAATTCCGCTCCCACGTCGACGCGTGCGACCGGCTGTTCGCGGAGCACCTGGACCGCTCCGTGCGCGACCTGCTGCTCGGCACCGCCGAAGACCCCGGGGCGATCGACCGCACCGAGTACACCCAGCCCGCCCTGTTCACTCTCGAGTACGCCCTCGCCCGGCAGTGGATGGCCTGGGGCGTGCGCCCCAACGTGCTCGTCGGGCACAGCATCGGCGAGGTCGTCGCCGCCGCGGTCGCCGGCCTGTTCAGCCTCCCCGACGCCGTGCGGCTGGTCGCCGCGCGGGCCCGGCTGATGCAGGCGGTGCGCGCCGAGGGCGGCATGGCCGCGGTCGCCGCCCCCGCCGAGGACGTCGAGCCGCTCCTGGAGAGCCGCCCCGACCTCGCCCTGGCCGCGGTCAACGCCCCCGACCAGTGCGTCGTCTCCGGCGCCCTTCCCGCCCTGGACGAGGTCTGCGCCATCCTCAAGGAGCGCGGCGTGCGCGTCGACCGGCTCGCGGTCTCGCACGCCTTCCACTCCCCGCAGATGGCCGAGGTCTACGACGACTTCCGCGCCGCACTCGACGGCATCGAGTTCCACGAGCCGGCCATCAGCCTGATCTCCAACGTGACCGGGCGGCTCGCCCGGTTCCGCGACATCGCCACCCCCGACTACTGGGTGCGGCACATCGGCGAACGCGTGCGTTTCCTGGACGGCATCCGCGCGGTGGCCCGGCGCGGCCGGCACGCCATGATCGAGATCGGCCCGCAGGCCGCGCTGACCGCGCTCGCCCGGCGCGGCGTCGCCGCCGAGGACCACCTGTGGCTGGCCAGCCTGCGCCGCCGGGACCGGACGGCCACCACCACCCTGACCGCACTCGCCGAGTACTACGCCGCCGGACTCACCGTCTCCTGGCCCGGCTACCACGCCGGGCACGCCGTGCCGGCCAAGGCGGATCTGCCCACCTACGCCTTCCAGCGCAAGCGCTACTGGCTGCCGGCCGCCGGACCCCGCCGCGCCGCCGCGGGCGGCACCGCCCGCCACCCGCTGCTCGGCACCGAGGAGCGCTTCGCCTCGGGGGTACGGGAGTTCACCGCGGAGTTCACCGCCGAGGACCTCGGCCCGCTCGCCGACCTGGCCGACGGCGGACGCACCACCCTGCCCGCCGGCGCCTACGTCGACCTGCTGTTCGCGATCCAGGACGCGGTCCGGGGCCACGCCCGGTCCGCCGTGCGCGACCTCCGGCTGCTCGCGCCGCTCGACGTTCCCGCCGAGACCAGGACCGCCCTGACCACCCGCTGGCGGCCGCTGCCGGGCGGGGGCGCCGAGGTGGCGGTGTTCACGGTCGTCGGCGGCGAGGAGGACGTGCACGCCACCGCGGTGATCGCCGCCGACCCCGAACCGGTGGTCCCCGTCTCCGAACTGGCCGAACTGGACGCGGGCCTCGCCCCCGCCGGAACGCAGATCGACGACGAGGACATCTACACCGACCTCGCCTCCGTCGGCCGCCCGCACGGCTCCCGGATGCGGCTGCTGCTGCGCGCCGCCCGGCACGCCGACGGCCTGGTCACCGGGGAGCTGACCGGCCGGAATGCCTCCGCCGTCGAACATGTGCCGGCGGAGCTCGTGGAGGCCGCCGTCCAGGCGTGCGTCGTCCTCGATCCCGAGGGCCCGGTGTTCGTGCCCCGCGGCGTCGCCTCGGTCCGCCACTTCCGCAAGCCCCGCGGCGAGGAGCTGCGCGTCCTCGCCCGGGTGCACGGCGACCAGGACCGCCGCACCGCCGACGTGCTGCTCCTGGAGAACGGCGACCCGGTCGCCGAACTGCTCGGCGTCCGGCTGGCCCGCCCCGAGGGCAGCACCGGCCGCCGCCGGTTCCTGCACCGCCCCGAGTGGGTCCGCCGCGCCCTGCCCGCACCGCAGACCACCGCCCCCGCCCGGCACGTCGTGCTGCTCGACCCGTCGCCCGCCCGCGCCGCCGACCTCGCCGGACGGCCCGGCCTGAAGCTCACCCGGGGCGCCGGCCTCACCGAACTCAAGGCGGCCCTGGAGGACCCCACCGTCACCGACGTCTGCCGCGTATGGCGGCAGTTCCCGCAGACCATGTCCGCCGACCGGCTGCGCGCCGAGTGCGAGGAGAACTACCGCGAACTGCTCGCCCTGATCACCGCGCTGGACGCCGCGGGCACCCCCCGGCCGCCCCGCCTGTGGCTGGTGACCGAGGGAGCCCAGTGGCTGCCCGGCGACCCGGCCGGCGACGGCGGACACCTGGCCGCCGCCACGCTCTGGGGCTTCGGCCGGGTGCTGCTCACCGAGTACCCCCAGTACCGGGCCACCCTGGTCGACGTCGCCCCCGGCAGCGGCCTGACCCCGCTGCTGGAGGAGTGGCACGCCGAACCGCCCGGCGAGTACCAGGTCGCCCACCGTCCGAACCGCCGCTACGTCCGCCGGCTCCTCTCCGGCGACGCCCCGCTCACCTGGTCCGGCGGCTTCGAACTGCGCGCCCCCGACTCGGGCGACCTGTCCGACCTCGCGTTGGTCGCCGCCACGGACGTGCCCCCGGGGGCCGACGAGGTCCAGATCCGCGTCCGGTCGGTCGGCCTGACCGCCGACGACGCCCGCACCGCCCTGGACACCGGCCGCGCGGAGCGCGAGGAACTGCTTGGCGCGGAGGAGGAGCCCCCGCCGCTGCTCGGCACCGCGGCCACCGGCACGGTCCTCGCCGCGGCCGAGGGCACCGAGTTCGCGCCGGGCGACGACGTCCTCGTACGCCACGACGGCACGTTCCGCTCAACGCTCACCGTCCCCGCGGCGGCCGTGGTGCACGCCCCGCCCGCCGAAGAGGACGACGGCGCTCGGCACTTCCGCCTCGACGAGACCGGCGAAGCGCTGCGGACGGCCCTGTCGGACCCGTCGGGACAGTCCTGGGTGACCCTCCCGGACGCCCCCGAGGCGGAGCCCGCCGCCCCCGCCGAGGAGGTCCCGGCCGCCCTGCGCCCGGACCGCACCTACCTCGTCACCGGCGGTCTGGGCGGCCTCGGCCTGGTCACCGCCCGCAAGCTGATCGCCCTCGGCGCCCGCCACCTGACGCTGGTCAGCCGCAGCGGACGGCCCACCGAGGAGGCCGCCCCCGTCCTCGCCGACCTCGCCGAGCACGCCGAACTCGACCTGGTCCGGGCCGACATCGGCCGTGCCGAGGACGTGCGGCGGCTGGTGCGGCACCTCGCGGACGGCCCGCACCCGGTGGGCGGGATCGTGCACGCCGCAGGCGCCTACGACAAGAAGCTCGTCGCCGAGCTGACCTGGGAGGCCATCGACGCCCAGCTGGAGGCCAAGGCGTACGGCGGCTGGCTGCTGCACGAGGCCGCCCAGTCCTCCTTCCCGGAACTGGACTTCTTCGTCACCTACTCCTCGATCGCCTCGGTCCTCGGCGGCGCCACCCAGGGCCACTACGCCGCGGCCAGCGCCGCCCTCGACGCCCTCGCCGAGTGGCGCGGCCGGCGGGGCGTGCCCGGCCTGTCGGTGAACTGGGGCGCCTGGGCACGGGTCGGCATGTCGGCCCGCCTGGAGGAGCACCTCAGCCAGGAGATCGAACGCAGCGGCGTGCGCTTCTTCTCCCCGACCCGCGCCCTGGACACCCTGGCCAGGCTCTGGGGACGCCCCCGCACCCAGCGGGTGGTCGGCGAGTTCGACTGGGACCGCTACGTCGCGGGCAGCGTCACCGGCGACCTGTTCTACGACCGGCTCGCCCGCAACGCCTCCGACGACGACACCGGCCCCGACCTCACCGCGCTCGCCGCCCTCCCGCCGGCCGAGCGGACCGCCGCCGTGACCGGGGTCGTCCGCGAGAAGGTCGCCGCCGTCCTGCACCTGGAGGAGGGCGACGAACTGAACCCGAACACCGAGTTCGTCTCCTTGGGCCTGGACTCGCTGATGGCCCAGCAGGTCAAGGCCGCCCTGGAGCAGGCGTTCCGGCTGCCCCTGCCGGCCTCGCTCACCCACGACCACCCGACCGTGCGGCAGCTGGCCCAGTTCCTCTGCGGGCAGCTCGAGCCGGTGCCGGCCGCCTGA
- a CDS encoding aldehyde dehydrogenase family protein has translation MLREAAQEESAEAPSDIKSYDLYIAGKDVAGDGWVYTVSGRSLLEDVFTSVSLKRALEQDPESEAARHPYVVGRCAVADDASIDLATQAAAAAAPDWAAVPLERRMRLGTRFREELIKHQDEFLRMLVAESHPVKLARWELSCLLQIYSPGSLRWYTKQMRVEKEYAGRTLVLHRQPDGVVAFNPPQNAPLPSAALCVLALMAGNAVVVRAPRSIALSTMWLLRDVVAPLLEEMDAPAGVLNAVCSNPKQTMDRWIADPLINDIFYIGGSQEGLRFEQQCVAHGKKPILELAGNDGIVVWKDADVKWAAEAITEAFYGSGQICMVPNYVLVHPDIADSLIAEVKEQVKGIRPGLPEEEHVLLSPVRRSERFFRLLRQALDNGAELVTGGHRTELDGTPSETGVFLQPTVVRVDGLDRARTYDVVREETFFPLVPIVVPEREDDDALLEAFLRFVNSNDYGLRNSLWSRSDHVIETFVRRVVNGGLLKVNDSHIGFLPYLPSHGGTGRTGGAFGEANYPMLKTSHVQGVSIARGVSPYDAVFGA, from the coding sequence ATGCTTCGCGAAGCCGCGCAGGAGGAGAGTGCCGAGGCACCTTCCGATATCAAGAGCTACGACCTCTACATCGCGGGCAAGGACGTCGCGGGTGACGGGTGGGTGTACACCGTCAGCGGCCGGTCCCTGCTGGAAGACGTGTTCACCAGCGTGAGCCTGAAGCGCGCCCTGGAGCAGGACCCGGAGTCGGAGGCGGCCAGGCACCCGTATGTCGTCGGGCGCTGCGCGGTCGCGGACGACGCGTCCATCGACCTGGCCACGCAGGCCGCGGCCGCCGCCGCACCCGACTGGGCGGCCGTGCCGCTGGAGCGGCGGATGCGGCTGGGCACCCGGTTCCGCGAGGAACTCATCAAGCACCAGGACGAGTTCCTGCGCATGCTGGTCGCCGAATCCCACCCGGTCAAGCTGGCCCGCTGGGAGCTGAGCTGCCTGCTGCAGATCTACTCCCCGGGCTCCCTGCGCTGGTACACCAAGCAGATGCGGGTGGAGAAGGAGTACGCCGGCCGCACGCTGGTGCTGCACCGCCAGCCCGACGGTGTGGTGGCCTTCAACCCGCCGCAGAACGCACCCCTGCCGAGCGCCGCCCTGTGCGTGCTGGCGCTGATGGCCGGCAACGCGGTGGTGGTGCGGGCGCCGCGCAGCATCGCGCTGAGCACCATGTGGCTGCTGCGGGACGTGGTGGCGCCGCTGCTGGAGGAGATGGACGCGCCGGCCGGGGTGCTCAACGCGGTGTGCAGCAACCCCAAGCAGACCATGGACCGCTGGATCGCGGACCCGCTGATCAACGACATCTTCTACATCGGCGGCAGCCAGGAGGGCCTGCGCTTCGAGCAGCAGTGCGTGGCGCACGGCAAGAAGCCGATCCTCGAACTGGCGGGCAACGACGGCATCGTGGTGTGGAAGGACGCAGACGTCAAGTGGGCGGCCGAGGCCATCACCGAGGCCTTCTACGGCTCCGGCCAGATCTGCATGGTGCCCAACTACGTGCTGGTGCACCCGGACATCGCGGACAGCCTCATCGCCGAGGTGAAGGAGCAGGTCAAGGGCATCCGGCCGGGCCTGCCCGAGGAGGAGCACGTGCTGCTGTCGCCGGTGCGGCGCAGCGAGCGGTTCTTCCGGCTGCTGCGGCAGGCGCTGGACAACGGCGCCGAGCTGGTCACCGGCGGCCACCGCACCGAACTGGACGGCACGCCCTCGGAGACGGGGGTCTTCCTCCAGCCGACGGTGGTGCGCGTGGACGGCCTGGACCGGGCGCGCACCTACGACGTGGTGCGCGAGGAGACGTTCTTCCCGCTGGTGCCGATCGTGGTCCCCGAGCGGGAGGACGACGACGCCCTCCTGGAGGCGTTCCTGCGCTTCGTCAACAGCAACGACTACGGGCTGCGCAACTCCCTGTGGTCGCGTTCCGACCACGTCATCGAGACCTTCGTGCGGAGGGTCGTCAACGGCGGCCTGCTGAAGGTCAACGACTCCCACATCGGCTTCCTGCCCTACCTGCCCAGCCACGGCGGCACCGGCCGCACCGGCGGCGCCTTCGGCGAGGCCAACTACCCGATGCTCAAGACCTCCCACGTGCAGGGCGTCAGCATCGCCCGCGGCGTCAGCCCGTACGACGCGGTGTTCGGCGCCTGA
- a CDS encoding acyl-CoA dehydrogenase family protein, with protein MRSLDLARSVCERFHPGLLKELDQIPYTDRERPGSPVIDLFRIHGGVGLLIPEEYGGHGADALDAMRVQLALGAVSPSLVAAVSMHHFTTAMLYSLAVKAGRLTDEQTALLRRIVPDQQVMASGWAEGRTAQNILKPAVTARPVRDGFLLTGAKKPCSLSRSMSLLTASVAIHGDDGEPELALALVPADAPGLTVHPYWGNDLLAGAESEEVRLEDVFVPAGMVVRAGADDPHRLDDLQSAGFVWFELLISAGYAGGALELVEQVLERERGSVAERASLAVDMETAVALLEGVARATGPEPGDEESVARVLVARYAVQNALPDIASRALELLGGLDFIRGSGPAQAAAALRALAFHPPSRAAAAEPLLRWFGGGELVLA; from the coding sequence TTGCGTTCCCTCGACCTCGCCCGCTCCGTCTGCGAGCGCTTCCACCCCGGTCTGCTCAAGGAGCTGGACCAGATCCCGTACACCGACCGCGAGCGGCCCGGCAGCCCGGTGATCGACCTGTTCCGCATCCACGGCGGGGTCGGTCTGCTGATCCCCGAGGAGTACGGCGGCCACGGCGCCGACGCCCTGGACGCAATGCGGGTCCAGCTGGCCCTGGGCGCCGTGTCCCCGTCGCTGGTGGCGGCCGTCTCGATGCACCACTTCACCACCGCGATGCTGTACTCGCTGGCCGTCAAGGCGGGCCGGCTGACCGACGAGCAGACGGCCCTGCTGCGCCGGATCGTGCCCGACCAGCAGGTGATGGCGTCCGGCTGGGCCGAGGGCCGGACGGCGCAGAACATCCTCAAGCCGGCCGTGACCGCCCGCCCGGTGCGCGACGGGTTCCTGCTCACCGGCGCCAAGAAGCCGTGCAGCCTGTCCCGTTCGATGAGCCTGCTCACGGCGAGCGTCGCCATCCACGGCGACGACGGCGAGCCGGAGCTGGCGCTCGCCCTGGTGCCGGCCGACGCGCCCGGCCTGACCGTGCACCCGTACTGGGGTAACGACCTGCTGGCGGGCGCGGAGAGCGAAGAGGTGCGGCTGGAGGACGTGTTCGTACCGGCCGGCATGGTCGTGCGGGCCGGCGCCGACGACCCGCACCGCCTCGACGACCTCCAGTCGGCCGGGTTCGTCTGGTTCGAGCTGCTGATCTCCGCCGGGTACGCGGGCGGTGCGCTGGAGCTGGTGGAGCAGGTGCTGGAGCGCGAGCGCGGCAGCGTGGCGGAGCGGGCCTCCCTCGCCGTGGACATGGAGACCGCGGTCGCGCTGCTGGAGGGCGTCGCGCGGGCGACCGGCCCGGAGCCCGGTGACGAGGAGTCGGTGGCCCGCGTACTGGTGGCCCGGTACGCCGTGCAGAACGCCCTGCCCGACATCGCCTCCCGCGCCCTGGAACTGCTGGGCGGCCTGGACTTCATCCGCGGCTCCGGTCCGGCACAGGCCGCGGCCGCGCTGCGGGCCCTCGCCTTCCACCCGCCATCGCGCGCCGCCGCCGCCGAGCCGCTGCTGCGCTGGTTCGGCGGCGGCGAGCTCGTCCTCGCCTAG